In Hahella sp. HNIBRBA332, the genomic window TAAACACGTGAAAACGTGACGACGGTGCGGGCGAGCCGCCCGCGCTCCCGGGGTGGGGATGTGTTGTGTCTTTGGGCGCGGATCGTGTTGGGAGGATTACGGGTTTTTGGTGTACTTTTATCGGATAGCTGAGTTTTATTTTTGAACAGCGTTTTGTTTATCCGACCTGTTTGATCATCAGGTCGTCGGTGGGATTCAACACAACAATACAAGTGAGAGCACATATGAATCTGGATAAAGATATTGTGACGGTGAGGCCGGAGGGGACGATTGATACGATTCAGAAGTTGCCTAATTATTTGGGAATTTCCGGGAAAACGGCGGGTTCTACCGGGATTTCGATGAATATTGTGGTGATTCCGCCTTCGGCGCGGGCGGAGCCTCACTTTCATGATGGGTTTGAGACGGCGATTTATTTGTTGAAGGGAAATGTTAAGACCCTGTATGGCGAGAATTTGTCGAAGTCGGTGGTGAACAAGGAAGGGGATTTTATTTTTATACCTGACGGGGTGCCGCATCAGCCGATCAATTTGAGTGATACGGAGGAGGCCATTGCGCTGGTGTCCCGTAATGATCCCAATGAGCAGGAGAGTGTTCAGGTGTATCGGCCGGATCAATCGGCGTGATGGGTAATGATTGATATGGCGACTGGGGATAAGAAACAGGGCCTGAGATAAGCAAACCCTGTCGTCGTCAGACCAAGTCAGACCAGCAGAAAGAAATTGCCTGTCCGTTGCCTTAATAGCTCAGCGCGATTCTTCCTAATGGTTGAATGGTGATTTCCGGCGTCAGGTCCTGGTAGGAGAGGATGGGCAGTTGGCGCATGTCTCTTTCCAGTAGTTTGCGCAGGTAGCGGCGCACGTCCATGGAGGTGATCACCACTACTTTTTGCGCGCCGGGATCGAGGTCGCCCACGGTGCGTTTGGCGATGTCCACGATTTTACGGGTGGTGTCCGGCTCCAGGGCCAGGTAGGCGCCGGAGGAGGTTTGGCGCACGCCGCTGCGGATGGCGTCTTCCAGGGATTGGTCCAGCATATACGCCGGCAGGATATTCTGGCCGTTGCTGTATTTGTAGCTGATATAACGACGCAGGCTGTTGCGCACGTACTCCGTCAGCAGCACGGTTTCCTTCTCTTTCTGCCCCCATTCCGCCAAGGCTTCCAGAATGCTGCGCAGGTTGCGGATGGAAATGTCTTCTGACACCAGACGCTGCAGTATTTCGGTGATTTTCTGTATCGGCAGCAGGCGCTGCACCTCCTTCACCAGCTCCCCGTAGCGCCCTTCCATTTTCTCCAGCAGAAAGCGAGTCTCCTGAATGCCGATGAACTCCTGCGCGTATTTTTTCAGGATGATGGACAAGTGATAGCTCAACACCTTGGGTGGGGTCAGATAGGCGACTTCCATCTTGTCCAGAGAAGTCTGATGACGTTGCTCCACCCAATAGGCGGGTGCGTCGGGCAGCAGCTCCACTTCGCAGTTATGCTTGATGGCCAGCAGATCCAATTGCTCTTTCTGATCGCGCACCAATAACTGCCTGGGCTTGATAAAGCCCTCCGCAATCGGCGTTTCCTGCAGATGAATCTTATAGCGGCCATCGCTCAAGCCATGATTGATGCGCAAATGAATCCCCGGAAACGGCACGCCTAGATCAAGGTACAGGGAGCGGCGGATTTTGAGAATTTCCTCGTTCAACGCATTCGGGTCCAGCGCGTCTTCCGCGTCGGCGGCGATGTCCACCAGCAGCGGCACGGTGAAGGTAAACTCCTCTGTCTCGTTGAGCTGGGCTTTGCTGGGAGGCTGTCCGGCGGCGGCCATCGCTGATAGCGGCGGATGCTTGTCGGCGGCGTGGGCTTTGTCCTGCCTTATGATATAGACGCCCGTGCCGGTCACCGCCAACGCCAGCATGATAAAAGTGAGGGTGGGGAAGCCGGGAATCAGCGCGAAAGTGAACAGCAGGCCGCCGCCGATCAGGATCGCCTGGGGTTTGCCGACGACCTGGTTGGCGATGTCCGCGCCCAGGTTTTCCGACTCGTCCGTCGTCACTCGGGTGACGATGACCCCAGCGGTGATGGCGATAAATAACGCGGGAATCTGCGCCACCAGCCCATCGCCGATGGTGAGAATAGCGTACAGTTCCAGGGCTTCGCCGGAGGTCATGCCGTTCTGTAGCGTGCCGATGGCGATGCCGCCGAGAATGTTCACCGCAATGATGATCAAACCGGCGATGGCGTCGCCTTTGACGAACTTCATGGCGCCGTCCATCGAGCCGTATAACTGGCTTTCCTTCTGCACCTGATTACGACGATGTCGCGCTTCGTCCACGTCAATCACCCCTGCGCGCATATCGCCATCGATGCTCATTTGTTTGCCGGGCATGGCGTCCAGAGAAAAACGGGCGCTGACTTCCGCCACCCGTTCCGAGCCTTTGGTGATCACCAGAAACTGCACCACGGTGATGATCAGAAAAATGACCAACCCCACCACCAGATTGCCGCCCACCACAAAACCGCCGAACGCTTCGATGATGGAGCCCGCGTCCGCCTGCAACAGAATCAAGCGGGTGGTGGTGATGGACAGGGACAATCGAAACAGGGTGGTGATCAGCAGTACGGAAGGAAAAGCGACGAACTCCAGCGGCGAGCGCAGATACACCGCCACCATCAGCAACACCACCGCCAGCCCCATATTGACGCCGATCAGGATATCCACCAGCGCGGTGGGCAGCGGCAAAATCATCATGAAGATAATCGCCACCAGCATGGCGGCGAAGAAAATGTCTTTACGCCCGGCGATCATGAGCAGGGTCTGGTTCAGGCGTGCGAGGGTCATGGCGCGCTCCTTGTTGATAGAAATTGCAGGTAGTGAGTCAGCGCGGGCTCTCTCTGTCCCAGCTTGAGATGGCAATGGCTGCGCAGCAGCGGTAAACGCGCTTCCGACGCGCCCGGTAACCGCTTCTCGCAGGCGCGGCAGTACTTTAGCGCCAGCTCATAGCGACCGAGCTGATAGCACAGATAGGCCATCTGCCGCAGCGGCGCAGGGTCGTCAGGAAGCAGCCGAATCAGCAGACGCAGTAGCGGTTGCGCCTTGGCGTACTGACGGCATTGCAGAAACACGGTGGTCACTTCCTGCAGCCAGGCCGCCTGCTGCGGTTGCAGCCTGTTCATGGCGCTGGCATGGGGAAGCGGGGCGACGGATTGAGTTGGTCTCATGGCTTTTCCAGGGCGCTTAGGTTGCTGCGCAGCCATTGCCGGTCTTCATACAGCGCGTTGAGAATGGCGACGGCGCTTTGCAGGGTTTGCCGGAACTCGGGATCGCTGCTGGCCTCCGCCTCTTGCTCCAGCGCCGCCAGCGTGGATTGGGTAGAGGCGGCCAGATCGTCAAAGTCCTGGGGATCAACCCCGGCGGCGCCGGATGATCCAATCAAAGCGCGCAGCATTTCCTGACTGGTCGCATGACGCAGAAACAGTTTTTCCGTGTGTTGGACGACGGATTCCCCTCGCGGCACAAACGACCGGGAAGGGGCGTTGGCGCCGGCGTCCTGTGCGGGGTTGTCGTGGGTGTCGTGGACGCGCACGCTTTGCACGCCTTCGGTGAAAGTCACCAGATCCATGGATCACCTGCCTATTGATTCAGTTGTTGATGAAGGTAATCGAGCAGGCCCAGCGCCTCATTGAGACCGGCGATGGACAACTGCGGGCGGGACAGCGCGACGATGAAGGCCAGTTGACTGGCGCCTTTCATTCCGGTGTGCGCCCGCAACGGTAAGGACTGGTCGTAATGCACCGCGCGCAACGCCTTGGGGATCAAATCCGCGCAGTCGTACTCGCTGATTTCCTGCAGTCGGACCAGCAACAAGCCCTGTTCGTGAGGCTCGATCATCAGCGTTCCCGAGCGCTCGAACGCCAGCGTCAGCGGCTCGCCGCGCCAGATAAAATCGGCAAACCCCAATTGTTGCAGGAACTCGGTAATCGTTAGGTGAACGGCGGAGTCCTGCATCATGAGCGCGACGCCTTGGCGAATGGGGAAATATCTCTCATTGGGGGCCTCGTTAAGGTTGTTCGGCTTCTTGCTCAATGCTGAGGTCCAGACGCTCCTGGATGACGGTCAGCAGCTTGTCCCGTTCAAACGGGTCGCGATACGCTTTCAGCGGAATGGCTCGCATCAGCTCCTTGAAACCGCGCCAGAAGTAGATAGTCATGGCGGACGGAATGTGTAACGCCTTCAGTACGCCGCCCAGTTGTTCCGCTCCGATCCATTTTTTTTCCAGCAGGGCGAGCAATTGCTCCATCAATGCGTATTTATTAAGCGGGGTCTGAGAGCGGTAGATTCTCTCCAGTTGCGCGAGAAAATCGCGACACTCCGCGTCCAGTCCTTCCAATGCCTGGAGCGCGTAGATATCCTCGATAATCATGCGCAGGCGCTCTTTGGGCAGTGAAGGACCTTCCGATCCCAGGTCAGCGCCCAAGGCGGAAATCAGGTAGGCGACGGATTCGGAAAAACGCGCTTCACCATACTGGGCCAGAATCTTGCGAAAAGTGTCGGTGAGGCTGCCGTAGTCCAGCACTGCATCACGGTAGAGCTTGCGCAGTTCATTCACTGCGCCAAGCTGACGGTCGCTGAACTGCGCGGCGACTTCCGCCACATTGACACCTGCGAGAATGGCGGCGCCGTTTTCCTCCAGCATGTCATCCACTGCGGCTTCAACTGACGCCAGCAACTCATCCACACTGGCGTCGCCCGCCTTACGTTTACGTCGTAACTGATCGCGGACGAACACCAGCGCCAGATACTGTTGGGTAATGTCCCCAAACTGTTGCGCAGCGCGCTGACGCATCTCCGCTTTAGCGGGATCGCTCTGGGT contains:
- the sctV gene encoding type III secretion system export apparatus subunit SctV, whose protein sequence is MTLARLNQTLLMIAGRKDIFFAAMLVAIIFMMILPLPTALVDILIGVNMGLAVVLLMVAVYLRSPLEFVAFPSVLLITTLFRLSLSITTTRLILLQADAGSIIEAFGGFVVGGNLVVGLVIFLIITVVQFLVITKGSERVAEVSARFSLDAMPGKQMSIDGDMRAGVIDVDEARHRRNQVQKESQLYGSMDGAMKFVKGDAIAGLIIIAVNILGGIAIGTLQNGMTSGEALELYAILTIGDGLVAQIPALFIAITAGVIVTRVTTDESENLGADIANQVVGKPQAILIGGGLLFTFALIPGFPTLTFIMLALAVTGTGVYIIRQDKAHAADKHPPLSAMAAAGQPPSKAQLNETEEFTFTVPLLVDIAADAEDALDPNALNEEILKIRRSLYLDLGVPFPGIHLRINHGLSDGRYKIHLQETPIAEGFIKPRQLLVRDQKEQLDLLAIKHNCEVELLPDAPAYWVEQRHQTSLDKMEVAYLTPPKVLSYHLSIILKKYAQEFIGIQETRFLLEKMEGRYGELVKEVQRLLPIQKITEILQRLVSEDISIRNLRSILEALAEWGQKEKETVLLTEYVRNSLRRYISYKYSNGQNILPAYMLDQSLEDAIRSGVRQTSSGAYLALEPDTTRKIVDIAKRTVGDLDPGAQKVVVITSMDVRRYLRKLLERDMRQLPILSYQDLTPEITIQPLGRIALSY
- a CDS encoding YopN chaperone SycN-like protein, producing the protein MSKKPNNLNEAPNERYFPIRQGVALMMQDSAVHLTITEFLQQLGFADFIWRGEPLTLAFERSGTLMIEPHEQGLLLVRLQEISEYDCADLIPKALRAVHYDQSLPLRAHTGMKGASQLAFIVALSRPQLSIAGLNEALGLLDYLHQQLNQ
- the sctW gene encoding type III secretion system gatekeeper subunit SctW, which codes for MSNLTGGVSLQTDRSYRTDALSTSVASGSWRGEGVRLASHDKSLFASAAEEMSFLRSEKKSKDLSKRKIGERPLYKTQALEKALAYVEKARELDKEKQLKPFLHQLLTQSDPAKAEMRQRAAQQFGDITQQYLALVFVRDQLRRKRKAGDASVDELLASVEAAVDDMLEENGAAILAGVNVAEVAAQFSDRQLGAVNELRKLYRDAVLDYGSLTDTFRKILAQYGEARFSESVAYLISALGADLGSEGPSLPKERLRMIIEDIYALQALEGLDAECRDFLAQLERIYRSQTPLNKYALMEQLLALLEKKWIGAEQLGGVLKALHIPSAMTIYFWRGFKELMRAIPLKAYRDPFERDKLLTVIQERLDLSIEQEAEQP
- a CDS encoding cupin domain-containing protein, which translates into the protein MNLDKDIVTVRPEGTIDTIQKLPNYLGISGKTAGSTGISMNIVVIPPSARAEPHFHDGFETAIYLLKGNVKTLYGENLSKSVVNKEGDFIFIPDGVPHQPINLSDTEEAIALVSRNDPNEQESVQVYRPDQSA